From one Paractinoplanes brasiliensis genomic stretch:
- a CDS encoding flavin-containing monooxygenase: MVRMSHHDVLIIGAGLSGIGAAWRLQEAFPRKTYAILEARDAIGGTWDLFRYPGVRSDSDMFTLSYPFRPWTDTQSLASGDKIRQYIQDTADEGGITAHIRFGAKVVTADWSSDHWTVTLADGQTLTCDFLYACAGYYSYDGGYQPEFPGLSDYTGRLIHPQAWPSGLSYAGKRVVVIGSGATAVTLVPAMAPDAAHVTMLQRSPSYLTALPPRDVVAAALGRTLPPRAASAVARAKNVLLTQGFYQLARRRPQRVRKLLRTMAVRELGDAGYVDEHFTPAYDPWDQRLCVIPDGDLWAAIRSGRASVVTDHIDTFVPSGIRLRSGRELEADIVVSATGLRLLPIGGVQVSVDGEPVKIGERAAYRGLMLSGVPNLAYCIGYVNASWTLRADLSHRYVMRLLRHMDRHGLAVATPTTPDGTGRPLLDLSSGYVQRALDLFPRQGDKAPWIVRQNYLTDVITTPRADVTRDMTFKERTS, from the coding sequence GTGGTTCGCATGAGCCACCACGACGTCCTGATCATCGGGGCCGGGCTGAGCGGCATCGGCGCGGCGTGGCGCCTGCAGGAGGCGTTCCCGCGCAAGACGTACGCGATCCTGGAGGCGCGCGACGCGATCGGCGGCACCTGGGACCTGTTCCGCTACCCCGGTGTGCGCTCCGACTCCGACATGTTCACGCTGAGCTACCCGTTCCGGCCGTGGACGGACACCCAGTCGCTCGCGTCCGGCGACAAGATCCGGCAGTACATCCAGGACACGGCCGACGAGGGCGGCATCACCGCGCACATCCGGTTCGGCGCGAAGGTCGTCACCGCCGACTGGTCGAGCGATCACTGGACCGTCACCCTGGCCGACGGGCAAACCCTGACCTGCGATTTCCTGTACGCGTGTGCTGGCTACTACTCGTACGACGGCGGCTACCAACCCGAGTTCCCGGGCCTGTCCGACTACACCGGGCGGCTGATCCACCCGCAGGCGTGGCCGTCCGGCCTGTCGTACGCGGGCAAGCGGGTGGTCGTGATCGGCAGCGGCGCAACGGCCGTGACGCTGGTGCCGGCTATGGCCCCGGACGCCGCGCACGTGACCATGCTGCAGCGCTCCCCCAGCTATCTGACGGCGCTGCCCCCGCGCGACGTGGTGGCCGCCGCGCTGGGCCGCACCCTGCCGCCGAGGGCCGCCAGTGCCGTTGCGCGCGCGAAGAACGTGCTGCTCACCCAGGGGTTCTATCAGCTCGCCCGGCGCCGGCCGCAGCGCGTCCGCAAGCTGCTGCGCACGATGGCAGTGCGGGAACTCGGCGACGCGGGTTATGTGGACGAGCACTTCACCCCCGCGTACGACCCGTGGGACCAGCGGCTCTGCGTGATTCCGGACGGTGACCTGTGGGCCGCGATCCGGTCGGGGCGGGCGTCGGTGGTGACCGACCACATCGACACGTTCGTGCCGTCGGGCATCCGCCTGCGGTCGGGCCGGGAGCTCGAGGCCGACATCGTCGTCTCGGCCACCGGGCTGCGACTGCTGCCGATCGGCGGCGTACAGGTGTCCGTCGACGGCGAACCCGTGAAGATCGGCGAGCGGGCGGCCTACCGCGGGCTCATGCTCAGCGGCGTGCCGAACCTGGCCTACTGCATCGGTTACGTGAACGCCTCGTGGACCCTGCGCGCGGACCTTTCGCACCGGTACGTGATGCGCCTGCTGCGGCACATGGACCGTCACGGGCTCGCCGTCGCCACGCCCACCACGCCCGACGGCACCGGCCGGCCGCTGCTCGACCTGTCGTCGGGCTATGTGCAACGCGCGCTCGACCTGTTCCCCCGGCAGGGCGACAAGGCGCCGTGGATCGTGCGGCAGAACTACCTGACCGACGTCATCACCACACCCCGGGCCGACGTCACCCGCGACATGACCTTCAAGGAGAGGACCTCATGA
- a CDS encoding uroporphyrinogen-III synthase has translation MTEGVLTGFTVAVTAERRRDEMAALLTRRGARVVTASAISIVPLADDEALHAATAACIGLEPDLVVATTGFGFRGWLEAAEGWGLGDQLREVLGRARLVARGPKPCGAIRAAGLSEDWAAATESTDEILERLLAAGVAGQRIVVQEHGEPQTAFVTALRGAGAAVVEVPVYRWVYPQDLSPVRRLAEQITAGQIDAVTFTSAPAAKAFLTVASEASPGALDRLLTGSTLAACVGPVTAAPLTERGIPVVMPARFRLGALIKTVTDELPRRSVKLRVAGSTLELRGHAVLIDGAPYALAPAAMAILTSLAARPGAVVSKEQLIEALPRGNDGHAVDVAVARLRTALGSGRHIETVIKRGYRLRLDEPAA, from the coding sequence ATGACTGAGGGTGTGCTGACGGGCTTCACCGTCGCTGTCACCGCCGAACGGCGGCGCGACGAGATGGCCGCGCTGCTCACCCGTCGTGGCGCGCGGGTCGTCACCGCGTCCGCGATCTCGATCGTGCCGCTGGCCGACGACGAGGCGCTGCACGCCGCGACCGCCGCCTGCATCGGGCTGGAACCCGACCTGGTCGTGGCCACGACGGGTTTCGGTTTCCGCGGCTGGCTCGAGGCGGCAGAGGGCTGGGGCCTGGGCGACCAGCTGCGCGAGGTGCTCGGGCGGGCGCGCCTCGTGGCCCGTGGCCCCAAACCGTGCGGCGCGATCCGGGCGGCCGGCCTGAGCGAGGACTGGGCGGCGGCCACCGAGTCGACCGACGAAATCCTCGAACGGCTGCTCGCCGCGGGTGTGGCCGGCCAGCGCATCGTCGTCCAGGAACACGGCGAGCCGCAGACGGCCTTCGTGACCGCCCTGCGCGGCGCGGGCGCGGCGGTGGTCGAGGTGCCGGTCTACCGCTGGGTGTACCCGCAAGACCTTTCCCCCGTACGCCGGTTGGCCGAGCAGATCACCGCCGGTCAGATCGACGCCGTCACGTTCACCAGCGCGCCGGCCGCGAAAGCCTTCCTGACCGTGGCGTCGGAGGCGTCGCCGGGCGCCCTCGACCGCCTCCTCACCGGCTCGACCCTGGCCGCGTGCGTGGGGCCGGTGACCGCCGCGCCGCTGACCGAGCGGGGGATCCCCGTGGTGATGCCGGCCCGTTTCCGTCTGGGCGCCCTGATCAAAACCGTGACGGACGAGCTGCCGCGCCGCTCGGTCAAGCTGCGGGTGGCCGGCTCCACCCTGGAACTCCGGGGCCACGCCGTCCTGATCGACGGCGCCCCCTACGCCCTGGCCCCGGCGGCGATGGCCATTCTGACCTCCCTGGCCGCCCGCCCCGGCGCGGTCGTCTCCAAGGAGCAGTTGATCGAGGCCCTGCCCCGGGGCAACGACGGCCACGCTGTTGATGTGGCGGTGGCCAGGTTGCGGACGGCTTTGGGCTCCGGCCGCCACATCGAAACCGTGATCAAGCGGGGTTATCGCCTCCGCCTGGACGAACCCGCCGCCTGA
- a CDS encoding molybdopterin oxidoreductase: MHSTPRFLQGVFAYEGKGLDRPAPIDPALSYVVPDGFTTQAVYFRGGNSAAELVSVVLMRDGSPMRWFPIGAKADVHVPLRVVEDLAAGTAVELWLAAPAGVAGTVIVDLGLVEI, encoded by the coding sequence GTGCACTCCACCCCGCGATTCCTGCAAGGCGTCTTCGCTTACGAGGGCAAGGGCCTGGACCGGCCCGCCCCGATCGACCCGGCGCTGTCCTATGTGGTCCCGGACGGGTTCACCACACAGGCCGTCTACTTCCGGGGCGGCAACTCGGCCGCCGAACTGGTCAGTGTCGTGCTGATGCGCGACGGCAGCCCGATGCGATGGTTCCCGATCGGGGCCAAGGCCGACGTGCACGTGCCGCTGCGGGTCGTCGAGGACCTCGCCGCGGGCACCGCCGTCGAGCTGTGGCTGGCCGCGCCGGCCGGGGTCGCCGGCACCGTCATCGTCGACCTCGGCCTGGTGGAGATCTGA
- a CDS encoding DUF4873 domain-containing protein: protein MNDEEYRGPAVLRIGDDRHPVQVRLSARFEPIEGRYRWAGRTGSDALLTERVGAGLREASLAIGERPTTVRLSEPDPWGGVRLSGTGTPPWFA from the coding sequence GTGAACGACGAGGAATATCGCGGCCCGGCGGTCCTGAGGATCGGCGACGACCGGCATCCCGTACAGGTGCGGTTGTCGGCCCGGTTCGAGCCGATCGAGGGTCGTTACCGCTGGGCGGGGCGTACGGGTTCCGACGCGCTGCTGACCGAGCGGGTCGGCGCGGGGCTGCGCGAGGCCTCCCTGGCGATCGGCGAGCGGCCCACGACCGTACGGCTGAGCGAGCCGGACCCGTGGGGTGGCGTCCGGCTGTCGGGGACGGGCACACCGCCGTGGTTCGCATGA
- a CDS encoding sirohydrochlorin chelatase, which produces MPTLIVVAHGTRSPAGQAQIRDLVARVARRRPGLDVRLCYADVQEPRIAEVAQQTPGAVVVPLLLSAGYHVRVDIANAVAGRDIPVSRPLGPDAVLRDSLHRHLPPADAVVLTAAGSSDPTWRADVEALSIDLGYRMNAASSPRSPVRHRHPLPPGVERREQPTRFRDGEPESSTGTRGDTLIVDNPRTPVRIGYVSGPGPRVADVVAELRQGGARRVAVAAYLLADGLFYRRLGETGADHVTPPLCLDPAVTELVLRRFDEVVATASASAPRLGAALRR; this is translated from the coding sequence ATGCCCACGTTGATCGTTGTCGCGCACGGCACCCGTAGTCCCGCCGGCCAGGCCCAGATCCGCGACCTGGTGGCCCGGGTGGCCCGCCGCCGCCCCGGTCTCGACGTCCGCCTCTGCTACGCCGACGTCCAGGAACCCCGGATCGCCGAGGTGGCCCAGCAGACCCCCGGCGCGGTGGTCGTGCCCTTGCTGCTGTCCGCCGGTTACCACGTACGCGTGGACATCGCCAACGCCGTGGCCGGCCGCGACATCCCCGTCAGCCGGCCGCTGGGCCCCGACGCCGTGCTGCGCGACAGCTTGCACCGCCACCTGCCCCCCGCGGACGCCGTGGTGCTGACCGCTGCGGGCTCCTCGGACCCCACCTGGAGAGCCGACGTCGAGGCCCTGTCCATCGATCTTGGATATCGGATGAATGCCGCGTCTTCCCCAAGATCGCCTGTACGCCACCGCCACCCCCTCCCACCCGGGGTGGAGCGTCGTGAGCAGCCTACGCGTTTTCGGGATGGCGAACCGGAGTCGTCCACAGGCACGCGCGGGGACACCCTGATTGTGGACAACCCGCGGACCCCCGTGCGGATCGGCTATGTTTCGGGGCCGGGACCACGGGTGGCCGATGTCGTCGCCGAGCTGCGGCAGGGCGGTGCTCGGCGGGTGGCCGTCGCGGCCTACCTGCTGGCTGACGGTTTGTTCTACCGCCGCCTCGGTGAGACGGGCGCCGACCACGTCACGCCGCCGCTCTGCCTCGACCCGGCGGTGACCGAGCTTGTCCTGCGACGCTTCGACGAGGTTGTTGCCACGGCATCGGCGTCGGCGCCACGGCTCGGTGCTGCGCTGCGGCGCTGA
- a CDS encoding alpha/beta hydrolase: MRSPRLTGLIEATDPPDADRLWAELTAGGTPLIEPWDDGHCLVTFLWRGRAERVRAWWDIDVSLTRIPGTDVWHGSEVFPNDLRTIYALVRDDVEELPTTPGDARLDHGNPLTVPFEADPGDPTDVSRWASELRLPAAPRSPWTTPDPGNPAGRLTHGEFRPGVAITTYLPYGVQPDGLPVLVMFDGHEAQTVLRVPTVLDNLIAAGRLEPMAALFVHGRQENRSRDLTPGPPLEKLVEESLEWAGSRSGVGSPMGDNLVAGVSRGGLVATHLGLRRPDLFRGVIAHSASFWWPPRADGTPGTLIRDAERLAHPDVRYYLDVGLLEGRPGAASGLSQLEVVREMRDVLLSRHCRVTYTEYSGGHDYVNWRHNFPEALLAVAE, translated from the coding sequence ATGCGGAGCCCCCGGCTCACCGGCCTGATCGAGGCCACCGACCCTCCCGACGCCGACCGCCTGTGGGCCGAGCTCACCGCCGGCGGCACCCCGCTGATCGAGCCCTGGGACGACGGCCATTGCCTGGTCACGTTCCTGTGGCGCGGCCGGGCCGAGCGGGTCCGGGCGTGGTGGGACATCGACGTGTCGCTCACCCGCATTCCCGGCACCGACGTCTGGCACGGCTCCGAGGTCTTCCCGAACGACCTGCGCACCATCTACGCGCTCGTGCGCGACGACGTCGAGGAGCTGCCCACGACCCCTGGTGACGCGCGCCTCGACCACGGCAACCCGCTCACGGTCCCCTTCGAGGCCGACCCCGGCGACCCGACCGACGTCAGCCGCTGGGCCTCCGAGTTGCGTCTGCCCGCCGCGCCGCGATCACCGTGGACCACGCCGGACCCCGGCAACCCGGCCGGCCGTCTGACCCACGGCGAGTTCCGCCCCGGCGTCGCGATCACCACCTATCTCCCGTACGGGGTGCAGCCCGACGGCCTGCCGGTGCTGGTGATGTTCGACGGCCACGAGGCGCAGACCGTGCTCCGCGTCCCGACGGTCCTCGACAACCTGATCGCCGCGGGACGGCTCGAGCCGATGGCCGCGCTGTTCGTCCACGGCCGGCAAGAGAACCGTTCCCGCGACCTGACCCCCGGCCCGCCCCTCGAGAAGCTGGTCGAGGAATCCCTCGAGTGGGCGGGGTCGCGCTCCGGCGTCGGCTCACCGATGGGCGACAACCTGGTGGCCGGCGTCTCCCGTGGCGGCCTTGTCGCCACGCACCTCGGGCTGCGCCGGCCCGACCTGTTCCGCGGGGTCATCGCCCATTCCGCCAGCTTCTGGTGGCCTCCCCGCGCCGACGGAACCCCGGGAACCTTGATCCGCGACGCCGAACGGCTGGCCCACCCGGACGTGCGCTATTACCTCGACGTCGGCCTGCTGGAGGGACGTCCCGGCGCCGCCTCCGGTTTGTCGCAGCTGGAGGTGGTCCGCGAGATGCGGGACGTGCTGCTGTCCCGCCACTGCAGGGTCACTTACACCGAGTACTCCGGCGGGCACGACTACGTGAACTGGCGGCACAACTTCCCCGAGGCCCTGCTCGCCGTCGCCGAATAG
- a CDS encoding AurF N-oxygenase family protein, which translates to MTDRDRTATRLLQSSASHSYDPSVEIDWEAPFEDGLYFVPPHRSSLYGTSLWDGLTEEQRITLTRHEAASIAGLGIWFETILMQLLIRAYYGQDPTTAHAQYGLTEVADECRHSVMFGKMIETLGTPVYRPDGVNAFLGKWIATTATGPRMFAAILICEEILDTLQREAMASEQVQPLVRMVSRIHVVEEARHVRYAREELARQVRAASGKRLAFDKLVIGRAAYLCGTRLIHPAVYKAIGVRPSDGWRAARANPHFQETIRWASERVVAYLGELDLIDGPGKPLWNRSGLLPR; encoded by the coding sequence ATGACCGATCGCGACCGCACAGCGACCCGGCTCCTGCAGTCGTCCGCTTCCCACTCGTACGACCCTTCGGTGGAGATCGATTGGGAGGCGCCCTTCGAGGACGGCTTGTATTTCGTCCCGCCGCACCGGTCGTCGCTCTACGGCACGTCCCTCTGGGACGGTCTCACCGAGGAACAGCGGATCACGCTGACCCGGCACGAGGCGGCCAGCATCGCCGGGCTGGGCATCTGGTTCGAGACGATCCTCATGCAGCTGCTGATCCGGGCGTACTACGGCCAGGACCCGACCACCGCCCACGCCCAGTACGGCCTCACCGAGGTGGCCGACGAGTGCCGGCACTCGGTCATGTTCGGCAAGATGATCGAGACGCTGGGGACGCCGGTCTACCGCCCCGACGGTGTCAACGCCTTCCTCGGCAAGTGGATCGCGACCACGGCCACCGGCCCGCGCATGTTCGCGGCCATCCTGATCTGCGAGGAGATCCTGGACACGCTGCAGCGTGAGGCCATGGCATCCGAGCAGGTGCAGCCCCTCGTACGGATGGTGTCGCGCATCCACGTCGTCGAGGAGGCCCGGCACGTACGGTATGCCCGCGAGGAACTGGCCCGGCAGGTCCGCGCCGCGTCGGGTAAGCGGCTGGCCTTCGACAAGCTGGTGATCGGGCGGGCGGCGTACCTGTGCGGCACCCGGCTCATCCATCCCGCCGTGTACAAGGCGATCGGTGTCCGGCCTTCCGACGGCTGGCGGGCGGCCCGCGCCAACCCGCACTTCCAGGAGACGATCCGCTGGGCCAGCGAGCGTGTGGTGGCGTACCTGGGCGAATTGGACCTTATCGACGGGCCCGGGAAACCGTTGTGGAACCGCTCGGGCCTGCTGCCCCGCTGA
- a CDS encoding glycosyltransferase 87 family protein, whose translation MVVVAAVVAGAVAWAGVPPRLHLHGGFVDLSVYRYGGRLVLDGLPLYDTRDPATNLRFTYPPFAAVLMTPLALLPFWLVTALWTAASTAALAGVIALAGRSLTGWQVALLTAGALALEPVWQNLTFGQINLFLMAALLVDLMRPERRWSGVLVGIAAGVKLTPLVFVVLLVLIGRRAAAGRALLAFAATVAAGFVFAPGSARAYWTEDLFTAGRVGPPEMAHNQSVFGALARLLDGVPPNLMWLAVAGPLALAFVVLGAVRWRRGDRLLGAGLGALAMLLASPVSWSHHWVWAVPVGLALWTCSRTASVLWFAVFASRLFVWQPWGQRREYGWDPVEHVPGNAYLLAALALGVWAALRLRRHSLSGAAGPSGSTTVSRARR comes from the coding sequence GTGGTGGTTGTCGCCGCCGTCGTCGCGGGCGCGGTCGCCTGGGCCGGCGTGCCTCCGAGGCTGCACCTGCACGGCGGCTTCGTCGACCTGTCGGTCTATCGGTACGGCGGCCGGCTGGTGCTCGACGGCTTGCCGCTCTACGACACCCGCGACCCGGCGACGAATCTGCGCTTCACCTATCCCCCGTTCGCCGCGGTCCTGATGACGCCGCTCGCGCTGCTGCCGTTCTGGCTCGTCACCGCACTGTGGACGGCCGCCTCGACGGCCGCCCTGGCGGGGGTGATCGCGCTGGCCGGCCGTTCGTTGACGGGGTGGCAGGTCGCGCTGCTCACCGCGGGCGCGCTCGCCCTGGAACCGGTGTGGCAGAACCTCACTTTCGGCCAGATCAACCTGTTCCTGATGGCGGCCCTGCTCGTCGACCTGATGCGACCGGAACGGCGCTGGTCGGGCGTGCTCGTCGGGATCGCCGCCGGGGTGAAGCTGACCCCGCTGGTCTTCGTCGTGCTGCTGGTGCTGATCGGTCGCCGGGCCGCGGCGGGGCGAGCTCTGCTGGCCTTCGCCGCCACCGTGGCGGCCGGTTTCGTGTTCGCTCCCGGCTCGGCGCGGGCGTACTGGACGGAGGATCTTTTCACGGCGGGCCGGGTCGGGCCTCCGGAGATGGCGCACAATCAGTCGGTGTTCGGGGCGCTGGCCCGGCTGCTGGACGGCGTGCCCCCGAACCTGATGTGGCTCGCGGTCGCCGGGCCGCTCGCTCTGGCGTTCGTGGTGCTCGGGGCGGTGCGGTGGCGCCGCGGCGACCGGCTGCTCGGGGCCGGGCTGGGCGCGCTGGCCATGCTGCTCGCCTCACCGGTCTCGTGGTCGCATCACTGGGTGTGGGCCGTCCCCGTCGGGCTGGCACTGTGGACGTGCAGCCGGACTGCGAGCGTCCTGTGGTTTGCGGTCTTCGCCTCCCGTCTGTTCGTGTGGCAGCCGTGGGGACAGCGCCGCGAATACGGCTGGGACCCGGTCGAGCACGTTCCCGGCAACGCCTACCTGCTCGCCGCGCTGGCCCTCGGGGTATGGGCGGCGCTGCGACTACGCCGTCACTCGCTCAGCGGGGCAGCAGGCCCGAGCGGTTCCACAACGGTTTCCCGGGCCCGTCGATAA
- a CDS encoding molybdopterin oxidoreductase family protein, with translation MTATDTHCPYCALQCGMTLTPQVPGVKLEPRDFPVNKGGLCAKGFTAADLLDHRDRLLTPLVRKGNGLREATWDEALDRIVEAITHSQSRYGRDSVGAFGGGGLTNEKAYALGKFVRVSLKSASIDYNGRFCMSSAATAANRSLGVDRGLPFPLEDVAQAKTVLLVGANPADAMPPSMQYLDAGRENGARHIVVDPRRTNTAAGAHLHLQPLPGTDLALANGLLHIAVREGYVDEDYVRERTTGFEAVRTATNSYWPERVERMTGVPETRLRETVRLLATQGPAMILTARGAEQHSNGTDTAQAYLNLALALGLVGKPFSGYGTITGQGNGQGGREHGQKADQLPGYRKLDDPAARAHVAEVWGIDPDELPGPGQSAYEMLDQLGEKVRVLMVLASNIAVSAPNSNRVLRKLKDLDFLVVSDIFLSETAELADVVLPTAQWAEEEGTMTNLEGRVIRRKRALPPPPDVRTDLEVLAELSRRLGREESSDPRTVFEELRRASAGGIADYAGITYERIEAEDGVFWPCPAEDHPGTPRLFADGFPTPSGKARMIPVVHRDPAEMPDRQFPYVLTTGRNMQQYQSGNQTRRVKALTVALPEPRAELHPDLARRHGIADGDLVELRSRRGAAVLRARLSDGIRPDTVFAPFHWPGANALTNPALDPHSRMPAFKACAVAISCLKDGTRHTRGTD, from the coding sequence GTGACGGCGACCGATACGCATTGCCCCTACTGCGCCCTGCAGTGTGGGATGACGCTGACCCCGCAGGTTCCCGGGGTGAAGCTCGAGCCGCGTGACTTCCCTGTCAACAAGGGCGGGCTGTGTGCCAAGGGTTTCACCGCGGCCGACCTGCTCGATCACCGGGATCGCCTGCTCACCCCGCTGGTGCGCAAGGGCAACGGTCTGCGCGAGGCGACCTGGGACGAGGCCCTCGACCGGATCGTCGAGGCGATAACTCACTCCCAGAGCAGGTACGGCCGCGACAGTGTGGGCGCGTTCGGCGGGGGTGGGCTCACCAACGAGAAGGCGTACGCGCTCGGGAAGTTCGTGCGTGTCTCGCTCAAGAGCGCCTCGATCGATTACAACGGACGGTTCTGCATGTCCAGCGCGGCCACGGCGGCCAACCGTTCGCTGGGCGTGGACCGCGGTCTGCCGTTCCCTCTCGAGGATGTGGCCCAGGCCAAGACCGTGCTTCTCGTGGGGGCCAACCCGGCCGACGCGATGCCGCCGTCCATGCAGTATCTGGACGCGGGCCGCGAGAACGGCGCGCGGCACATCGTGGTCGATCCGCGGCGCACCAACACGGCGGCCGGCGCCCACCTGCACCTGCAGCCGTTGCCCGGCACCGATCTGGCCCTCGCGAACGGGCTGCTGCACATCGCCGTCCGTGAGGGATACGTCGACGAGGACTACGTCCGGGAGCGGACGACCGGGTTCGAGGCGGTGCGGACGGCCACCAACTCGTACTGGCCGGAACGCGTCGAGCGGATGACCGGCGTACCGGAGACGCGGCTGCGGGAAACGGTGCGGCTGCTCGCCACTCAGGGCCCGGCGATGATCCTGACCGCGCGCGGCGCCGAGCAGCACAGCAACGGCACCGACACGGCTCAGGCGTACCTCAATCTGGCCTTGGCGCTGGGGCTGGTGGGCAAACCCTTCTCCGGGTACGGGACGATCACCGGCCAGGGCAACGGGCAGGGTGGACGCGAGCACGGGCAGAAGGCCGACCAGCTGCCGGGTTATCGCAAGCTCGACGACCCCGCGGCGCGGGCGCACGTGGCCGAGGTGTGGGGCATCGACCCCGACGAGCTTCCGGGGCCGGGCCAGTCTGCGTACGAGATGCTCGACCAGCTGGGCGAGAAGGTGCGCGTCCTGATGGTCCTGGCGAGCAACATCGCGGTCAGCGCCCCGAACAGCAACCGGGTCCTGCGCAAGCTCAAGGACCTCGACTTCCTCGTCGTCTCCGACATCTTCCTGTCCGAGACCGCCGAGCTCGCCGACGTCGTCCTGCCGACCGCCCAGTGGGCCGAGGAGGAGGGCACGATGACCAACCTCGAGGGCCGGGTGATCCGCCGCAAGCGGGCGCTGCCGCCACCGCCGGATGTCAGGACCGACCTGGAGGTGCTGGCCGAGTTGTCGCGGCGGCTGGGGCGGGAGGAGTCCAGCGACCCGCGCACGGTCTTCGAGGAGCTGCGCCGCGCCAGCGCCGGGGGGATCGCCGACTACGCCGGGATCACGTACGAGCGCATCGAGGCCGAGGACGGCGTCTTCTGGCCGTGCCCCGCCGAGGACCACCCGGGCACGCCGCGGCTGTTCGCCGACGGTTTCCCGACCCCGTCCGGCAAGGCCCGGATGATCCCGGTCGTCCACCGTGACCCGGCCGAGATGCCCGACCGCCAGTTCCCGTACGTGCTCACGACCGGCCGCAACATGCAGCAGTACCAGAGCGGCAACCAGACCCGGCGGGTGAAGGCGCTCACCGTGGCGCTGCCGGAACCCCGCGCCGAGCTCCACCCCGACCTGGCCCGCCGGCACGGCATCGCCGACGGCGACCTGGTCGAGTTGCGCAGCCGCCGCGGCGCCGCGGTGCTGCGGGCCCGGCTCTCCGACGGGATCCGCCCGGACACCGTCTTCGCCCCCTTCCACTGGCCGGGCGCGAACGCGCTGACCAACCCGGCCCTCGACCCGCACTCGCGCATGCCCGCCTTCAAGGCCTGCGCCGTCGCTATCTCATGCCTGAAAGACGGCACCCGGCACACGAGAGGAACCGATTAG
- a CDS encoding TetR/AcrR family transcriptional regulator, translating into MKSEQKPVNTDARRERWAGHREQRRSELTDAAIDAIRQHGPEVGMEAIAAHAGVSKPVLYRYFADKSELWLAVGQRSGALVLDAIVPAVAAVREERAAIGAAIDAYLTHIAADTNLYQFVVHQPDIARHRDVVADVVDTVASGLARIFGDRLRARGLDSGAALPWAYGVVGYVQAVGDWWLRQQQPISREALGDYLTTFLWGGVAGIQHAADVPGGLAAFGQETT; encoded by the coding sequence ATGAAGTCGGAACAGAAGCCGGTCAATACCGACGCTCGTCGCGAGCGCTGGGCCGGCCACCGGGAACAGCGCCGGTCCGAGCTGACCGACGCCGCGATCGACGCCATCCGGCAGCACGGCCCCGAGGTCGGCATGGAGGCGATCGCCGCCCACGCCGGCGTCAGCAAACCGGTGCTCTACCGCTACTTCGCCGACAAGTCGGAGCTGTGGCTCGCGGTCGGGCAGCGCTCCGGCGCCCTGGTGCTCGACGCGATCGTCCCGGCCGTGGCCGCCGTACGGGAGGAACGCGCCGCGATCGGGGCCGCCATCGACGCCTATCTGACCCACATCGCGGCCGACACGAACCTCTACCAGTTCGTCGTGCACCAGCCCGACATCGCCCGGCATCGTGACGTGGTGGCCGATGTCGTCGACACGGTGGCCAGCGGGCTCGCGCGCATCTTCGGCGACCGGCTACGAGCCCGGGGACTCGACTCGGGGGCAGCGCTGCCCTGGGCGTACGGGGTGGTGGGTTACGTGCAGGCGGTCGGTGACTGGTGGTTGCGGCAGCAGCAGCCGATCAGCCGGGAAGCGCTGGGCGACTACCTGACGACGTTTCTGTGGGGCGGGGTGGCGGGCATCCAGCACGCGGCCGACGTCCCGGGCGGCCTGGCGGCATTCGGACAGGAGACCACGTGA